Genomic window (Caldinitratiruptor microaerophilus):
CGAGTGCAGCGGGAGTTACACCATCGGCGGGCAGACGTTCACCGACCCCCGCCCCGGCGGGCACGGGCGCATCACCCTGGCCGGTGCCCTGGCGCAGTCCTGCAACATCACCTTCATCCGGATCGGGTACGAGCGGCTGGGCACCGACCGGATGCTGGCGACGGCCCGCCGCTTCGGGTTCGGGGCGCCGGTGGGGATCGGGCTGCGCGAGGAGGCGGGGGGCTTCCTGCCGGCTCCCCGTTACGGCGGCGAGGTGGCGCAGCTCGCCTTCGGGCAGGGCCTCCTGGTGACGCCGCTGCAGGTCGCCCGCGCCTACGCGGCCCTGGTCCGGGACGGGCTCCTCCCGCCCGTGGGGCTGGTCGACGCCGTGCTGGGTCCGGACGGTACCCCACTCCGGCGGGGCCCCCGTGCCCCGGCCGTCCCGGCGCTCGCGCCGGAGGTCGCGCGGCAGATCGCCCGGGATCTCGAGGGGGTGACGGATCCGAACGGGACCGGCACCGGGCGGAACGCCTGGGTGCCGGGGTGGGGAAGCGCGGGCAAGACCGGCTCGGCAGAGGTGGTGACCCCCGACGGGCTCGTGGTCCACTCCTGGTTCGCCGGCTGGACGCCGCTCCGGGACCCGCGTCTGGTCATCGCCGTCCTGATCGAGGAAGGCGGAGCCGGCGGCCAGGGGGCCGCCCGCCTCTCCCGCGAGGTCGCGCGGGCACTCCTGGACGCCGGCGGACCCCGCCCGGCCCGCGGGCGGGCGCCCTAGGGCCGCGTCCGCTCAGAGCAGGGTGTTGATGTGGCCGCCGTCGACCACGACGGTGCTGCCGGTGATGTAGCTGGCCGCCTCCGAGCACAGGAATGCCGCCACCCGGCCGAACTCGTTCACGTGGCCGTACCGGCCGAGCGGAATGGCGGCTTCCAGCGCGGCCCGCACCTCGGCCGGCGTCCGGCCCGTGCGGGCAGCGGTGTTCTCGTCAAGGCTGCGCACGCGCTCGGTGTCGATCCGCCCCGGCGCCAGGCAGTTCACCGTGATGCCGTGGCGTCCCACCTCGCCGGCCAGCGTCTTGGCCATGCCGGTCACCGCGGCGCGGATGCTGTTGGAGAGGATGAGGTTCTGGATCGGCTGCTTGACCGAGCCGGACGTGATGAAGAGGATGCGGCCCCAGCCCCGCTCCTGCATGCCGGGGAGCACCCCGCGCGCCAGCCGGACGGCGCTCATGAGGAGGAGGTCGACGGCCTTCCGCCAGGCCTCGTCATCCAGCTCGAGGAAACGGCCGGGCGGCGGTCCGCCGCTGTTGCTGACCAGGATGTCGATCCGCCCGTACTCGCCCTGCACGGCGGCGATCAGGGCGTCGATGTCCTCCTTGCGGCTGACGTCCGCCACCCGGGCCAGCACCCGGACGCCGGTCGCCTCC
Coding sequences:
- a CDS encoding SDR family oxidoreductase, which encodes MDLGLSGRVALVTAASKGLGRAVALALAQEGADVAICSRDEGQIREAAEEIREATGVRVLARVADVSRKEDIDALIAAVQGEYGRIDILVSNSGGPPPGRFLELDDEAWRKAVDLLLMSAVRLARGVLPGMQERGWGRILFITSGSVKQPIQNLILSNSIRAAVTGMAKTLAGEVGRHGITVNCLAPGRIDTERVRSLDENTAARTGRTPAEVRAALEAAIPLGRYGHVNEFGRVAAFLCSEAASYITGSTVVVDGGHINTLL